Part of the Anopheles coluzzii chromosome 3, AcolN3, whole genome shotgun sequence genome is shown below.
CTCGAGCAACACTAACGGTATTCTGAGTGTTTTGTTAGCTTCTAGAGGAGCGACAGGAGAAGGAGAAGTAGGAGGAAAATGGAATCAATTTCCATTTGAATTGTCCTATTTCACAATAAAGCTGGATTTTGCATATGTTTTGTGGATGTTCTAAGCTTTGTGGtgtgtaaaaaatatgttattcaTGTATGGATTGGAATGTTGACCAATCCACACATAGTTATTAGTAAATAATTGAAAAGTAATATAATAAAACTGCAGTAAAAGATAATGAGCCTATAGAGTACCATTTTTAAGATGtaaatcaaatgaaaagaaCAATATCAGCAATAACACAACTTGCgctgtttttccttttcagaTATAGATGGCGTTAGCAAAGATTTCAAAAGTCACATATAGATGGCGCAAGTATCGCGGGCGTCCCAGCCAACCCTGatggtatgcaatttgcattaCAGCAATTTGTACCCAACATACTGTCCTTCCCGTACAGATATTAAGCTGTTAACAAGGCAAGTAAGCTAGAACTAATGATATAGTTCGTCATTAAGATGAACTTCGATTTTGCCGTAGAATGCATTACTTGAAACCTTAACCTTAATTAGGGAATACTTAATTCACAAATTACGCAATAACAAATTACAGACTTATCTCTTATCAATCATTTATTCTTCAGCACATCACACCCACTTGGCTTTCCCCAACCTGTGTCGATCACTAGTAGAAATCGTACGCCGCCAACGGTAGCTCTGGATGCATCTGTTGCATGGCGGACGCTTGAAACGATGTGCCACCGTGGATGGGCGCCAGGGACGATCCTTTCACGTAATTGCTCCCAAACCGGTAATTATCACCGGCAGCATAGGAATAGTGTGCCTCCTGGTTGTTTTGCCCGCCTCCTAGAGATGAATTCATGTAGCTGCAACTGCTCGTACTGTACGACTGCTCTGGGAAGGTCGCGTTCGTATGGCCACCGGGTGATGTGGTGAGGTCCGAAGAGTGATAACCATAATTGACGGTAGCCTCGTTTGTTATTAGATGGTCGTAATTTGCCTGTTTGCTGTGTGGCCCCACCGAggggatgttgttgttgttattgacGATACTGCTGCTATTATTGTTGATACTGTTGCTAAAGTAGGTCCCACCGGTGGATGTCCCTCGGTAGGAGGTGTAGGAcgattttttgtattgaatttGATCACAATCGTACTGTCGCGATCGTGACACACTTAGCGAGGTGTCTGCGATGGTACCCTTCCCGGTAGGGGTAGAGCCAACCTCTTTCTTGATGTATCTTAGGACATCCTTGGAGGAGCTGTCTTCATGCGGAAGATTACTATAACCCGAATCGTTTGCAAAGTATTTCCCGAGGTGATGATCGGAAGATACCGGTGCGATACAGCTTTCGTTTGTGGACGGTACATAGGAGCAGGATTGATTGGAATACGTTCCAGCAATCGGTTCACCACCAGCCGGTGTCGCGCCAAATATGTATTCGGGACTTATTTGATTACATTTCTTGTATATAGCTCCACTACCAAGGTCGAGCAGAGTGGTCGGAGTGGTTGTAGCAAGTTGATTCACCAGACCCGATGCACTTCCATTGCCACTGCTGTGgtgttgatgctgctgttgctgttgacgAAGGGGCTGATCTAGTTGAAAGATTTCTTCCGGATGGAAGCACTCGTTCATTAAGCTGGATGCGCAGGAGCCATTTGCAGGGCCACTGGCGGTTTCGTAACCGGAGGACGGTGTGAAGGACTCAACGGTCGATTCGTACGATTGCCAAGTTGTACTGGAGTGGAGATGATTCTGGAGGGGCGTATGATGCGTATTAGACGGATCGAAGAATGCACCGGTTCCGGCGATTCCTTCGGAAGATCTTGTGAGAGAAGCAGCCGACGAGTTGATTCCAAGCTTGGTCCTACAAACGCACGGTGTACGCGTGCACGTTGAGCACTTGGAAGAGTCTTCTGAAAACATGATAGACGTGATGTGATTACAAATTGTTTTCTACATCATGCAAAACGAGCTAATTCACTTACCATAACTTGGATCAGGAATCAGAGGCGGTGGCTGAAGTATTTCCGATCCCGTAGTGCCACCATTCACCTTACTCGATGCTTTCAGCGACATAAGCTGCAATGATCAAACATACAACACATAATTAGAATTTCTGAAGTACCCTTCCGTGTCTCTATTTACCTTATTCCCCAGTGCCGCATCTCGAAGCAACAGCACGGACAACTTCTTACTCTTGGCCGCCGCACCCTTCGTGCCGTTGCCCGTCGCTCCAATCATCTTTCTCGTTTCACCGGACGTCTTCGATTCCGGCTTCGGATGGTCATGGTTCCCTTTCGCCTGAAAGAAGATGGCTTTCTCCGTGTGGCGCCAGTAGTGCGTGACGGGATAGCCACAGTGTCCACGGCACGGCAGCACCTCCAACCGACCCACCTTGCAGTGCCGATTGGGACAGGCCCGTCCCTGTTGCTTCCGGCGTGCCTTATCACAGATGGCGGGACGCAGATTGATTTGGCCCCCGTTCGGTAGCTTACAGCGCGCGGTACAGATGAGCACACCGAGACAGCTTTTCTTCAGGATGCTTACGTTGTGGTTGTTCGTATTGCGCATCGCCCAGCCCGAGATGTGCTTGCGGGCGTGATCGTCCGTCGGGTGGTACACGTGCCGCACGTGGCCGTCGGCCCATTCGTTGAACTTCTCGTACGTTAGCTCCTGGATGAAGGGGATGTGCGCATCATTGATGTCCCATTCGCCGGCCATTTTGTACTGGAACCCACGAACAATAATAAGTTTATGGAGTTTACACGAGCAGCCGGTAGGTTCTGAACAGTGCTGGGCACTTTATGTTTAGATTTATGAAGAATATTTAAACACATCTTCCATCTATTTGGTAATATTCGAATTGATCTATGTGAACGTCCTCAAAAGTGCATGGAAAGAACCATTGTGCCATAACTTACATGAGAAGAAGGCTTTCACATTTTATGGCCTGGCTAATTGAGATCAGTCTGATTGGAATCGAAATCAATCCATTACATGGGGTAACGCTGATAAGCAACGATAGAAGCAAGTGtaattattttatcaaaaccagttaaaaatcaattaaaacacaATGCGTTTCATCAATGCCAATAGAAATCATAGCGTTGCGTTTCTATCTGTAGTACTGATGATGTTTGATGCTGTTGTTATTTTGGggaattatttttatgtatcAGCATGTTACTACAAGGAAATCTAGCCACTTTCACTGAGGAGATCAATTTAGAGGATGCATATAAAATAAGCAAGACTAACTAACAAGGTATTATACAACGGCGCTTAGTAATTCATGAACTTTTATAACATCTTTTTCCGACGTCTTTTAGTAAAAAGTGCCTTTGTCTCATGTCGAAATACAGTGGAATTTTCGAGCTCACTGTGGTTGTTAAGCAGTCTTGAACCATATTTACTTACTTTATCTTAAAGAGATGATTAATGTACACCAATTAagtatttattgttttcacacTGAATCACTATCACTAATCATCGCTTGTCGCTATCActttatacaaaaataaagcttAACAATATGTTTTTCACCCACTAGTCCACACTGTTTTCAGTGGCTAGTAAGGCTAGTTCACTGTTGAAACGACACatgcattatttttataaaattgttgAATAACCGACAATTTAGCCTGCTGTCAACActtaaaacacaattttgttAACATATCTCGCAAACTTTACAGCACAGCTTGCACCTTTCACGCACATTCACTAAACACCCCAGCAAGAGTACAATTTTCCTCCATTCACTAAACGCTTTTCCACACCTTAAGCATAACCCGACGAACAAAAGCGCGTTGCAAAACCGAGGGCGAAAAACTCAATGGCGGTCGGCACGCGTGCTCGCCTCCAACGATCGACACACTATCGTCGCGAGCTGCGGGAACAATTGAACGAAATTTGAtgaaatgtttgtttcttgTAACGCTATGCATCACCCCCCTACGCGAGCTTATGCTCCCGATTTATGTTGGCTCTCGCGCTAGACGCTGTGCTCTCCTGGCGTGGCGTTTTTCCCTATGCTGCCCTCGGCACGATCACTAACTGAGATGTGTTTCGTGTTTGGCCCAGCCTAGGAAACCcgtacacaaaaaacaacccaaaccgaaccgaaatgCGCGGGGGGAGATCGTTCTCTCACCCTCACATTTTTCTGCTCTTCAGCAGCGTTGGGTTTTCCTGCGCTTGTTCtcctaaacaaacacacagccacagttTGAGAGGGGTTCGCGAAGGGGAACACATAATAAATGTCCCACGGGCATGCGATTGGTAGAGCGGCAGCGACGATTGGTGGCGGCATCAATTACACAACCTAACCACCATCTTCTAGCACAATCAtcgccgtcatcatcatcatcgccgccgtcgtcgtcgtaaaACACTGTTTGTGGGATCTCATTTGTCAAAACACATTCTCACTGTACGGACGGAGTTGCTGCCGTCGCTCGTAACATGGATCGTTCGCTCGAGGGATCCTTCTTGGAGATGCACTCTCGTCTCGTGGGCTGACTGCTCGCGTACTGAGCAATTTCACCAACGATAGAAAATGGGGTTGAAAAcgagtgaataaaaaaagcaaggGAAAACATTCGAGAGGGTGCAAATGAACGAAAGCCCACTCGTTCACTCCTCGACACTCGACCGATCTGTTTTCTCGTTCATCCGCTCGCGGGGTGATTTCCATTCCCATTTTTTATGCGCAGTCCAGACACACCAGACGGGCGGGGTGTGGGTAGGTTTTTTATGCGCGCTGGCGGTGGTAGTGGGAAATCATGCTCACCACCCCACCCTCATCGGCAGCGAGCGTTCGCACTTGCGctcggtgatgatgatggttgtggGATAGTAATTGTTGAGAGCGAGAACATCCATGTTTGAATTCGGAAAAACGAACAAGCGAAAAACGCTCTCTCGTTTGAGAAAACCTGCAAAGACTCCACCTTTTTCCATGAGCGTGCGCTCGGTGGTGGCTTTGGCCAATGGAAATAAGCGCCGCCTGTTTTCAGGGAGCTTGCGGTGGAAGGAAACAAAGGACCAATTTTCCAGCAAATTTGAAGAAACCCCTCGGAAGGGTTATGTTAACTCGCGTGAAACGGCGGAGTAAAATGTTGGTTTCCATTGTACTGCTTGCTACAATGCAACAATGTGAGTGGAAATGGTTacattgtgtgtgttaatATGGATGACAGTTATAAAGGACTAAGTAACATATAATTGGAATCAAAAAGGTAATGTAATGTTGGATCttgatttttgaaaattttaactCACGTTTTGAAGACCTTCATGTTGAACTGTCTTCCAGGCTCCATACAGTGGTGAATAAACGGCTGCCACCAACACACCTCGTAGTTCGATGAACCTTGTCtggaaaaagcaaagaaaaatagaaaaaataagGTTAAGTTTAGTCAAATAATTTACACTCAACTTCATCAGCTGGACCACTTCTGTATTGAATATGTAATATCTATATTTTCCCTCCTCTCTTTCAACTGCTCCAGTTTCCCACGACACCCAAATCTGTGCAGAATCCACCAACTGCCATCGCTGATTAAGTGTCAAATGATTGATGAACAATCAGCGGCGACGGCTATGATATCCTGAGGAACACTTTTCAACTGCCAGTGACGGTCGTACAGCCATGGACAGCTTGCTTTGCTGTGAGGGTGTAAACCGTTTTCCCACCAATCAACTTTAAACTTGCCGATATCGATCAAAGCCGATTGATCGGCGGGCGTACTTTCACTTCTCGCTGGCAGAGGTTGGAATGTTGTATGATTTACGATGCAACTGCCTCAGTTATGCGCTATCGTAATGACCATCGTCACATAAACAGCACGCATTCGGTCAGTCCGTCAGTTCCAGTCTGATGATTTCCCCTCTTGGCGGTGACGCGGTGAGGGAATCGATAGGGATTGATGATGGCGAACAGATTGATAGAACCTACCACACTACATTGCTTTGGAAGCTGTTCTTTGGCTGCTGTAACTTGCATCAAACAAGTGCGTTTTGGTGCAATGTAGTATCAAGCCTTTTCcttaatacaataaataaattaatcttTTAAACTCTCTTCACAAAGATACCTCTGGTGAGTGCCAACATTGAACCATTTTTCCCTCCTCATAAAGCATTCATTTAGCAAACCATATTACAACCGACTGCGACAGTTTAGCCAAACAAGTCTCAAGCTCTCGGAGACTCTCCGTTCCGTTCGGTCGCCTGCTCGCTAGTGAGAGAAGCCCGTGAGCTCGATTCCCACTCTCGCCGATTTACCCAAGCCCGCATAATCAACTCCGCAGCCGGGACACGCGGGGTGAGCTTATCCGGCCGGGGTCGGGATTGGAAAATCTACGCCACGACCCCAAACAACGGCAAATCGTTGTGTCTCTGCCACACTGCCAGTGATTCCCCGGAGCTGCTTTGAACCGGCCTGGTACCGGTCGCGTCTCGCGTTTGcgttttgatgaaaattgatTATGTTTTCGATTCATTTTTTCGTCTGTTTGGTGCTGTAGTTCCGACATTTTATTGGGACTTAATTGATGAAAATCCAGcaccgcgcgcgcgcctgcGTACCGCACTGCCTTGCAACCCCCTTTCTAGGCGCGGATTGGTGTGAAAGTGTTTGGCACCCCTCAAAAGTACCGCGAGCAGGGTGagggagattttttttacagatattttaaataaaattgtacACAGAGAACAGAGAATGGAAAAAAGCAGAGTGCGGAACCACTTTCCGAGAGGGAGAAATGCGAGGGAAAACACTGTCTATTGACATTTCATATTAAAATCTTCGATATGTGGGacatttcttttgctttttcccaacacgagtgtgtgtgtgggttgttcTGTGTACTTTTCAATTTGTACACGATGGCGGAACAAGAACGACTTTAGTGGAGACTTTCCACTGACACTCTTCGATGCCGCTTCGTTGCTGTTTGTTCCTGTGTGTCCGCAATCAATCTACCATTTCGTTGCCGaggaaaacacacatacacgcagtCAAGCCAAGGCCGCCGCCCTCATAATTCTGCCCCCTGGCAAAAACACAAGAAGCCCCGAAGGATTCGAAGGGATACGCACCAGCGGTTCCCACGTTCGAGTGGCTAATAAAACCATCATCCTTGCGCGATGTTTGGCAGTTTTTCATACTGGTCGCTGGTGTACGTGCGCAAGAAGTTGTTTGTGGGGTCCgcttgtggctgtgtgtgtgtgtgtgtgttttttccttcctttcttcgcTGTTCAAAGTTGACTGTCGATTTCCTCCCGATCCCGGCcggaaaaaaaagggaacgacGGACGATCGTCCTTCTTCATTTGCGGGCGCGCGCATCGCACCTTTTGCGATCCGAAGGGGGAGATAATGGGAGTCAtttcggtgtgttttgtttttatcactGGCGGGTATCTAGTTCCGGTgtggagaagaagaaactaTTGCTCACATTATCCGGAACCGTGTGCGCTAATCAACGGTGACGCCCGGGTTATCTATTTTGCGGTCGTCGATTGATGGGTAACTTTTTTTGTGGtactctttgtttttgtttctgttttcacACAAGCCAAACATAGGAGGGCTGAGGATAATCCGTGGCGAAGGGGTGAGAATATTACACGCTCATAAAAAGGTGACCGCACCTTTGGCATCGCTTTGTGAGGggggtgcgtttttttctcgtGAGAATTTCTTGTGGTAGTTGCCAAACGATCTAtgggtgtatttttttttgtttatagaAGTCAAATATTTGATGGGAAACTAATGTTCATTGTATTCTTCAGGTGTTTTGTTCCGTCACCTCTTTGCTAGTGTTTCACACCAAGGGTAATTAGGCAAGAGTCATTCTGCTCACACAACTACATCAGAAGAGCTCCAGTTGATATGAGATACAGTTGATATGGATATTGAGAAATTGGTATTTCTAGTTTCAGTTTCTCGTTGAACGATATCCTTCCAGAAATACAGGAAAAATATTCCTCAGAACATCTTTTTCTTTAATTCGACAAAGCGTTTTCAACAGAATTGGATAATATCCATACTCCAAACAAACCCTTTGATCAAGATCTCAGATTATGAACGTCCAGATTCCAAGAGCCTCTATAGCAGAAGGTAGCAAGTTAAAGGTTACGATGACTAGCATATGGGATGAGGAATTTAGATGAACGATGATCCTCTAAACAGTATTTCACAGTAATCATAACATCAGATAAGATCAAAGAGCAGGTACAGAGACCTTACCTTAGATATCTTAGTATTTAGCTGAATGGATACTCTCCTCTTCATGAATGATTCATAATAGCATGCTCTTGTTCAAGAAACTGCAAATTTAGTAAAAGATCTCGAAATAAACAAgagtttgtttgcatttttcatcTCATACTTCAGCAATATGATTCAAAACTGTACATACGCTCTAGACCTTCATTAGCTATACACCTCGTAACCCAATTTCCACCCTACGAATGTCCCATTCCCTCTCCAGGTTATCATAAAAGTGGAATGTGGCTATAATGGCTACACCTTCTGTCAACAAACAATGATACTTCCACGATGACGTGGTATAAAGCATACAGCCATAAATGGATGGCCACCTATCAATTGTAAATCAATAGCACTTCATCATCACCGCATTAGCACACTTCATCGTCCAAAAGTCCTTTCGATCTATCGCTCCACCACGCGCCCATTGATGCGTAACACGCTGCTCCGAAACGATACGCCAACAACGACGACAGCGACCACGTGTCATAATTCACCCTGCAGCATTAGCTCCCCTTCCTGTCACTGCGCACGCACCATCGCAATGCATTCGTGCACACGGAGGGATGATACACCACGCGCAATGGCCACCCGTGTACCCTCATCCGACTGCCGCTGGACGATAAATTTTTCAAACATCATCCAAAAAGACCACCGGCATCCACACGTCCCGGGAAATTAGTCATCGGGCTATCTCGACGCTGCAACATGCTGTACAATATGCTGATAACGGCACGCGATTGAAAATGTTCCCCCTTTTCTTCCTGCGCTGGGTGCATTACTATAcatttgtgttgcttttaaaTTGCATTCTGCGCGAGGGTGTCTCAAACAAATGCACCCTGCAAGCATCCCCAGCAGCGGTACAGACACTACtgttccgaaaaaaaacagatgttTCTGTTTGTTCCGCGATTTCAGCGCCCATCGGCGATCGAAACGGGGAGTTGCTTGCACTGTTGGCCATCAATCTAGCTGGACCTTCTTGTGCGAGGGTCCATACTAAGTACATCCCAACGAAAGGGGGCCCTTGTCGGCAAAGGCCCTTTAATTTTGTTGGTCAATGcgtgaataaattaaatgctcCACTGGACACCGATCTCGCCCTGCTAGCTGGATGTTTGGACAGGGAGTCGCTTCAATCTTCATAAGCTACTGTTAGGCAGGGGGTGGGATCGAAAAACCCATATCATAAAACGCATGGCCTTACCGTGTCCGTACCGAGTGCAAGTGATggcaatttaaaaattaaaggGCTACAACTTGGCGTCCTGGCGATGATAGGATCTAATGTATGCGCCCTGTATTCGAAGGGAGGTGCACCCAGTGCTCACGGGAACGGGAAAACTAGCATGTCGATGAGCTTGTCAGTAGCGCCGAGTTTGCGTGTCATCTTCGACGAGAACCATATGGTAGGGCAGGTTTCCAATGCACTTTTAAACTCACCATGAAGGATGCTCGATCATTGTTAGTGTGGAGTTTGCTGAAAGGATCAGAACTTTGGTAGTGATATACCCGAGAGCTCCCATCATCACATGGAAACAGATGTCTACTGCCGGATTTTCCGGACAATGTCCAACCTTGTTGTCTCCTTGTGGAATTTCACTTCCATAAGGGCGCTCGTGCAACCCGTCACCAATTTCGATGTGACACCACGTTTCGTGATCGTAACACCGATCAGCCTCATTCCCGCCAGTTTAGATCCATATCTCTATTGTCCACGCTAAGGACGCTCTCTCCCCCCTACAGACATTAGAAGTGGTCAGTTTTAATTGCATGCTAAGCGAGAACAATTTTGACACGTTCCAAATACCGGAGGAGTAAAATTGTGACGCTCAATTAAACCGTGGACTGTGCCGTGCTGTAGCCAAAAAATACCCCtcgaggggttttttttccagcGTGGATGGATGAGCTTGCTGTTCCGTGCTGGCGTGGGTTTCGGTGGCTCGTGCCGCACCGGGAATGGGTGgaaaatgcaaatgcatcATGTGCATCGTGGGCAGCAGTAGGTGGGAGTGGTGCATCTGGTATTCTGACGCAATGGCAGTAAATTTTAGGGCCCCGTCATGGTACCATATGGCACCGGTGGAATGTTCTTTGGATAGTGTGTCTAGTGATAAAGCATAAAGCGTTTGAATGGATTTTTATGGACTAGCTAAGTGATTTCTATTGTGGGATGATCCTTGCGGGGTTGTAGAAAGCTGCGAACAAAAGGGGAGGAAAATATTAATGCCATAAAAAGTGATTAGCTCTAGAGGTACCATTTAAGGGAAGATAATGCTCCACAATTTGTAACAATGGATTACCAggaattatattttatataattaaTAGAACCTTTGTGAATAATATCaggttgttgaaaaatatgcaGAAAAcgtgtttataaaaaaagagcaacaaaagACAGCACACTTTTCCAGCCAAATGGGTGGCCAATCATCAAACGCGTATCAAAAGACACTTTACCCTTCAAAAGACGAGCATACAAAAGAGCAAAACGCAAACCGAAGCCACCACCGCTGACACCACCGACTACACCGCTTGAGGACCACAAATGAAACGAAATACCATCGACCGGCCGGCGGAAAATATTGAAAAGATGACAAAAGCATCGCTGGAAAATGGGCATGCGGGTGTTTTAATCGTGCTCAGGTGatgtttctttccattttacTTCTGTTAGTATGGCAGccgttgcttttttgttgctctccctccctctctccctctccctctttctctttaACTCGCTTCTCTTAACACTTCAATTGTCTTTGAACATTAAGCGTTCGGAGGGCTGTTGGGTAAATACATCGTTCGCACAACCCCTTTAGGTCGATGGACAAGCAGAAGGGATAGTTTTGCCACTAGATGTGCCACTGTCATCTCgagcacagacacgcacacacacagcatgctTTCTGTCGCACATACTTAATAAGCGCATGATGATGACATTCTCAAAGCCccctcttctttttttgttcaaacacaTCCTATTGTTTTATCAGTGGAGAAGGCTAATGTGGACAGATCATTTTTCTGCCACCTGGAATGTTCTGAATAATTTAGCGCACAcatttctgtgtttttttaaattgctcGAGCAAATATGTGACTAACGATCAGTGCCTAATGGAGGTTCCACAATATAATGTGGTGCAATCAAGTCAAAACAGCAAATAACATGTCgctttggaaaactttcatttcaaatttcatAGCACAAAGTTTGAACACTTCCGCTGTATGTGGGTTTCTAGCCACCCACATGAACAATTGCCAATTAAAGTCATTCTAAGTGAAAGTTTGGCTTTGTTATTCGAAACTAAATACACGCAGCGTTCAATAAAAGATAGCATTTTTATTCATGCCGGTGCAACAAATCTCTTTATACCACTAACACAATGCCAATGGTCTCACTTTGCTACAGTACGAATTAAACAAATTTCTAAACAACTGCACCCTAAGCCGAGGCAACGGTCACATAAATTTCAATCATCAGCCCAATAGATT
Proteins encoded:
- the LOC120958013 gene encoding formin-J-like isoform X2 encodes the protein MAGEWDINDAHIPFIQELTYEKFNEWADGHVRHVYHPTDDHARKHISGWAMRNTNNHNVSILKKSCLGVLICTARCKLPNGGQINLRPAICDKARRKQQGRACPNRHCKVGRLEVLPCRGHCGYPVTHYWRHTEKAIFFQAKGNHDHPKPESKTSGETRKMIGATGNGTKGAAAKSKKLSVLLLRDAALGNKLMSLKASSKVNGGTTGSEILQPPPLIPDPSYDSSKCSTCTRTPCVCRTKLGINSSAASLTRSSEGIAGTGAFFDPSNTHHTPLQNHLHSSTTWQSYESTVESFTPSSGYETASGPANGSCASSLMNECFHPEEIFQLDQPLRQQQQQHQHHSSGNGSASGLVNQLATTTPTTLLDLGSGAIYKKCNQISPEYIFGATPAGGEPIAGTYSNQSCSYVPSTNESCIAPVSSDHHLGKYFANDSGYSNLPHEDSSSKDVLRYIKKEVGSTPTGKGTIADTSLSVSRSRQYDCDQIQYKKSSYTSYRGTSTGGTYFSNSINNNSSSIVNNNNNIPSVGPHSKQANYDHLITNEATVNYGYHSSDLTTSPGGHTNATFPEQSYSTSSCSYMNSSLGGGQNNQEAHYSYAAGDNYRFGSNYVKGSSLAPIHGGTSFQASAMQQMHPELPLAAYDFY
- the LOC120958013 gene encoding formin-J-like isoform X1, which codes for MAGEWDINDAHIPFIQELTYEKFNEWADGHVRHVYHPTDDHARKHISGWAMRNTNNHNVSILKKSCLGVLICTARCKLPNGGQINLRPAICDKARRKQQGRACPNRHCKVGRLEVLPCRGHCGYPVTHYWRHTEKAIFFQAKGNHDHPKPESKTSGETRKMIGATGNGTKGAAAKSKKLSVLLLRDAALGNKLMSLKASSKVNGGTTGSEILQPPPLIPDPSYEDSSKCSTCTRTPCVCRTKLGINSSAASLTRSSEGIAGTGAFFDPSNTHHTPLQNHLHSSTTWQSYESTVESFTPSSGYETASGPANGSCASSLMNECFHPEEIFQLDQPLRQQQQQHQHHSSGNGSASGLVNQLATTTPTTLLDLGSGAIYKKCNQISPEYIFGATPAGGEPIAGTYSNQSCSYVPSTNESCIAPVSSDHHLGKYFANDSGYSNLPHEDSSSKDVLRYIKKEVGSTPTGKGTIADTSLSVSRSRQYDCDQIQYKKSSYTSYRGTSTGGTYFSNSINNNSSSIVNNNNNIPSVGPHSKQANYDHLITNEATVNYGYHSSDLTTSPGGHTNATFPEQSYSTSSCSYMNSSLGGGQNNQEAHYSYAAGDNYRFGSNYVKGSSLAPIHGGTSFQASAMQQMHPELPLAAYDFY